The stretch of DNA TCGCTGGCAAGACGAGATGAGAAATCGTGCCCGATCCGGAGGTTGGTGTGAGACCGAGGTGAAGCGAAACCGCGAGAATCAGCAGGTATCCCAACCAAAAATTCGGCATCGAAACACCGACGAGCGCACCGATCTGGCTGGTCCTGTCGATCCATGTGTTCCGGTGGACGGCACTTGTGACTCCAATAGGGACAGCAAGCACCAGTGAGACGAATATCGCAGCGATCGCTAACTCTACGGTGTGCGGGAACTGAGCGACTAACAGCGCCGATACGTTCTCCGAATGAGCGTACGAGGTTCCCAGGTTTCCCTGCAATACGTCAGTAATCCACGCGATATACTGCACCAGAAATGGCTCATCGAGTCCGTGCTCGGCTCGAAATGCTGCCGCTTCGGCTTCTGACGGTGGAGTCCCGCGTTGTGCGTGTAGTATCGTATGTGCTGGATCTCCCGGTGTGAGAAATATCAGTCCGTACGTGATCACGGAGACGCTCGTTACGACGAACGCTGTCGATCCGAGACGCCGCAAGAGGGTAATCAACACCGTCATTTTGAAAGCCAAACGCGAATCCTATACATCGCACTAGGTTCTGGAATTCGCTCGAGTAATAATACTTCTCATTATAATCGTAATACTGGCTACGGACGATCGGTTTCGTATTTCGTCGTCCGGGCGGGTGTCCGTCAAGACTTAACTGTTCGCTAAAGAAATTCCCTTCATGACCCAAGATGTTGAGCGCATGAGCGTCACCCTTCCACCAAGTCTTCTCGCCGAATTTGACGACGTTGTAGAGATGGGTCAGTACGATAGTCGATCCGAAGCAACCAGGGACGCACTTCGCGCATTTGTTACGGAATTCACTCAACAAACCGGATTATCAGGAACGCTGAGCGGATCCATTGTCGTCCTTTACGAGCATGATCACAGTGGCGTAAGCGATGAAATGACCGAATTACAGCACGATTTCACTGAGACGATTATTGCAGTACATCACGTTCACCTCAGTGACCACCTCTGCTTGGAGTCGATAGCCATTGACGGTACTGGTGAACGAATCGAGCAGTTGTTATCTCGCATCCGTCCGTTAAAAGGCGTTCATCAAGTCAAACTCGCTGTAGTCGATGCGGAGCATTGATAGATCGGGCACTGTCTAGTTGAGCCAGTTTGAGAAGTGAGCAGGTCGTTGAGTAAATTGGTTAGAATGCTCGCAGACCTGCTCAGCGAGAGCTACGAGGAGGATTTAGAAGAATCTTGGGAGAACGAGTGGACGGCGATTGCGTCAGGGCATTCGCCGTCCGCCTCCATCAGACCGGTTATTCGCTTCGGGAAACAACAACAATTCTCGCTGAATTAGGCGTTGAACGCTCTCACGGGGCGATTTGGAACTGGGTACATCGGCTGGCTGACAGCGGACACGACCCGCCGACGGCGTCGCCGTCGATGAGACTGCTATCAAGATTAACGGAGAGTGGTCTTGGCTGTATGCTGCAATAATCCTTGAGACAAAGCTGATTCTCGACGTCGCGTTATTTGGTCGGCGTGACACTGATCCTGCGGCTGCATTTCTGCATGGACTTTGCGAGAAACACGATCTCTCAGACGCTGTATTTCTCGTCGATCAGTTCGGCTACTGGACTGCCCTCGCTCGTTTAGGGCTGAGCGATCGGGTCAACTATACCGAGCGAAACCTCATCGAAAAGTGGTTTCATACCCTCCAGATGCGTGTCGACCGCTTCCATAACTCGTGGGTTGGCAGTCGGGCGAGCGTCCGCGAGTGGCTTGAACAGCCCATGCATTACTACAACCAACCGCATCAAACGCTCGACGGAAATACTCCAGCCGAGGATGTGCTACACAAGATCGAGGTTCGAAAGAATCCGCACCGCCGAAGCCGACGAGCCGTTCAGTCGTCGTCGGAGACGGATCCGCTCCCGACCCGAACCGTGCGGGTCGCCTCCACGCCCTTCCGGTTCGCGTCGAACTCGGACAACACGTACACCAGACCAACGAGGGTCACCACGCCGATTGGGAGCAGCACCAGCGGCGTGATCCGGGTGGCGCCCCACACGATCAGCAGCACCGCGGCCACGATCATCACCGTCGTGGCGTAGTACATCTGGGTGCGGACGTGGTCGATATGGTCGGCGCCGGTGAACGTCGACGAGAGGATCGTCGTGTCGGAGATGGGTGAGCAGTGGTCCCCGAAGATGGCACCGCTGAACACGGTCCCGATCGCGACGGGGAGTAGCTCCGGCGTGGCGCCGCCGACGCTCCACGCCAGCGGGATCGCGATCGGCGTGACGATCGCCATCGTTCCCCAGGACGTGCCCGTCGAGAACGCGATGAACGCGGACGCAATCAGCACGACGACCGGGAGCGTCGTCGGCGTCACGAAGTTCTCCGCGATGTTCGTGACGTAGACGCCCGTGCCGAGCGCGGTGGTGACGGTTCCGATCGTCCAGGCCATCACGAGGATCGTGAGCGCGGTCAGCATCATTCCGAAGCCGTCGATCACGGTCTCCATCGCCTCGTCAAGGCTGGCGAGACCGCTCCCAACGCCCATTGCGAACGCGACGCCGACCATCGTGAATGTTCCCCACAGGAGCGCGTCGACGAACGCGGCGTTACCGGCAATCTCGAACGGCCCGGCACCGGGGTCCGAGGCTCCAAGTCCGGTGTAGGCGGCGCCGCCGACCACGACCGCCATCAGCGCGAGGGTCGGGACGGCGAAGTATCGGAGCTTCGGCGAGTCGGTGAGCACTGCTCCGAGGCTGTCTTCGGCGCTTTGCATCGGAATGGCCTCGTCTCGCAGGACTTTTCCCTCCGTCGCCGACCGATGCTCGGCGTCGAGCATCTCGCCGAAGTCACGGCCGGTGAAGACGATGATCCCGACCATCGCGACCGCGAACAGGCAGTACATGTTGAACGGGATGCTCTGTAAGAACAGCGCGAATGCGCCGGGAACCTCGCCGGCCTCAACGGAGACGTCCGCGGCGCTGTACCCCTCTTCGATCATGCTCAACTGGTAGGCGACCCAACTCGAGACGCCAAACGTCGCGACGGGCGCGGCCGTCGAGTCGATCATATACGCGAGTTTCTCGCGGGAGACCCGCACCTCGTCGGAGATCTCGCGCATCGTGGTTCCGACGATCGCGGTGTTCGAGTAGTCGTCGAAGAACCACAGCATGCCGAAAATCCACGTCGCCCCGCCGACCTTCCGTGGAGTGTCGAGATAGGCGGTCACCGAGTTGGCGATGGCGTTCGCCCCGCCGAGCCGCCAGATAAGCGCGACCCCCGCCCCGAGGAACAACACGATCAGCATGATCTTCGCGTTGAACGTGCTCTCGCCGATCGAGGAGACGAGCCAGTCCAGCGTCTGCGCCACGCCGTGGCTCGTCGTGTAGATCACGCCACCGGACCAGATTCCAAGGAACAGCGAGAGAACTGGTTTCCGCGTCACGATCGCGAGGACGATCGCCAGAAGCGGCGGAACGAGCGAGATGGCACCGACCGTCTCGCCCGTCATGCGACTCCCCTCAAGCGATCCCCGACGGATGATCGAGACCCTCGTCGCACACGTTCCCGGGTGTCGACACAGGTTTTCGTCGACTTCGTCGGATCGATGCGGCGGTTACGAGCTCTCGTCGAGAGAACCATGTTACAGTGACACACATTATCTCGGAATATATAAATATATGGCTCTAACTTTATCAGAATCCTGTTTAAGTCCCTAGTCGGTGAACGAATACGCTGGGGTTGAAGGAGGCCGTCTTTCAACATGTGTCCAAGAACACGAGGCTCTGACTGGTCCCTTGCAAGAATCCGAAGGAGTGGGCAAACAGCCGGTATAGATGTCTATTCGGATCGTTCACCCGACCCCAGAGACATCAACCCATGTACATGATGGCCGCGCAGGAGACAGGGTGGCCCGCGTAGGTGTGACTGTGACAGAACAACAGAACATCTCGTCCTCGAAGCGGGCGGTGATCTCTAGGGTGACGATCGTCGCTCCAAGCGGTGCGTACGCGCCCAAGACTCCCTTTGCCATCGTCATGATGTCGGGCGTGACGTCGAAAACGTCGCAGCCGAACCACTCGCCGGTACGGCCGAAGCCGGGCGTAACGAATAGTTTCGCGGTCGTCAGTCTGACAGCCCTGTCCTCGTCGTCAAGAACGCCGAAAGCGGGCCGATGAGTTCTTCGACGGAACGTGGCCGCTCTGCGGGATGTCCCGGACCGCCCGCAGCGCACGCTTGCGAGTCTCAGTCTCAGCCGCGCCGAGCCGGTCGAGACACGCCACTCATCTTGGCTGTCGAACCAGTCCGAGAGAGTTCAGCGTGGGACGAGAACCCACCCAATCAGATTCATCGTGTCGTTCGACGGCTGGTGAGGCGAGCGAAAGAACACGTACCAATCGAGACGGTGCTTTGTGATCGAGAGTTCGATTCTCAGCGGGTATTCCAGACCCTTTCGAACCTCGGCGTGAACTACCTCATCCCGAAGCGGGTCAACAGCACTGAACGGGATATTATCGAGACGATGGAGGGTGATGGACGAGCTGTTGCGGTGAAATCGGCTTCTATTCACGTTGAGACGGGAAGCCACTCAATGCGGTTCTTGTACGTGCCGTCGACGAAAGGCGATGGAACGGCTGTATTCGCAACAAATCTCAGATCGAACCCAACGAGGTCGAGGCATTCTGCCGACGCTACAGCCGCCGCTGGCAGATCGAAAACGAGTACAACTCCATCAAGAACGATTTCCTTGCGAAGACCTCTTCGAAGGATTACCGTGTAAGGTTGTTCTACTTCGTGTTCGCCGTGCTGCTATACAATATCTGGCGGCTGACCGACTTTCTACTGAAGGCCGCCGTCAACGGCGAGATGGATTACGCTCCAGTCCTGACCGCAGGTAAGTGCGTCGAGATAGTTGTCTCGGCGTTGATTCCACCCGACTGACCGACTGCTCCCCTACTGACTCCACCGCTTAGGAGTGGTAACGCTGTTCAGCACCCCAGAATCCGAACAATTTCTCACACTCGCCCGATAGTTATGCACGAGAGCGTTGGAAGTCGATTTTTGACCGGTGAAAAGCATCACGAGTCAACGGATATTTAACCCAAAACTACCCCATCCTCCGAAACTGTGGGGAGTTACAGCCATCGAAATCTATATAGCAGAATACAATATACGAATGTACTGTCTTTACCTTCCGGGCTTCTCTCCACCGAACTCGAACGAATCGGGTTGGAAAGGGAACACGCTTGATTCGCACAGTAATCAAGCGCCGGCTATAAGTGCCCTATTACGGCGGTAACAATCCGAAGAAGTACCCTCTCGAGGGTGATCGCGCGCAAATCCGGAATCGACGACGGCCACAACACTCCTCGAGGAGGCCCTTCGACCGAAGCTGAAAGGCGGTGTCGCGGGGAACTCCCAAACCTTGAGCGCCGTGTCGAGGACTTTTCCGTGTGGCTCGAAGCGGATTCGGACGCTGAAAGCACCGATCTAGACGAGCGGACGCGCTGGCGTTACGCTCGCGAGCTCACGGCTGCGACCTCGAACGGGAGCGATACGTACTACGCACAGCGTTTAGGCTGGTACACGAGGGGCTCCTCGAGGTGAACATACGCAACGAAACGTCGCGAAAGAGCCGCTGCCAGGGAACGACGATGTCGGTCGGGCTCAAATGTGGATCTCTTCCTCGAGAACCGGCAAGCGTCCATCCTCGCGAAGAAGCAGGACCAGTCCGACAGCTCGCTTACGAAGCAATCTATAAACTCCATATCGCGATATCGATATCTCTTCGATCCTGCCGACGATGACTGGCCGATGTTCCCGATCTCTCACCTGCCGAACTTTACAGCAGGTCGAGTGCCTGTGAGTCTGGCCTCGAGGCGGTTCACCAGTGGCCTAAGGCTGATGCCCCTTCCTCAACGAAGCGAACGAAGTGAGCGGAGGAAGCCGACGAGCAGGACACAAACCACCTTCCCCGAACGGCTATAATACCCTACCCCGTATGTGAAGTTACAATGGAGGTCAAACGAACTGTCCCCGTCAAACTTGACGTACCCGACGATCGACGGGACGACCTCCATACCACTATCGACCAGTTCAACGACGCCGCGAACTACACGGTCGAGAACGCGCGCAAAGACGACGGCTACCTCATCCTCAACAAGTCGAAGATACACGACCGCGTGTACTACGACCTGCGAGACCGAACCGACCTTCCCGCGAACCTCTGCGTTCGTGCCTACTCGAAAGCCGTCGAAGCCCTCAAATCGACGGTCGCCGAGTGGAAGAAGGGCAACAGCCGTCCACTCCCCCACTTCTCCGAACCGTCCACTGTCTACGACAAACGGACGCTGACCATCAAGGACCGTTCGGCGACCCTCTCGACGGTCAACGGACGGGTAGCCGTCGAATACGTCATCGGTGACTACCAGCAGTCGTACCTCGATGATGACGACTACGAAAAACGGATGGGGACCTTGCACTACCGCGAGGACGAAGGCGCGTTCTACCTCCATATTGTCCTCTTGAAAGAGGTCGAACAGCGGGAGGGAGACCGCGTAATGGGCGTTGATGTGAACTTGAAGAACGTCGCCGTGACTTCGACCGGCGCGTTCTCCGATGGTGGCGAACTACTGTGGGGTCAGAACCACTACTTCCGAGTCCGCCGGAGCCTCCAAGCCAAAGGCACTCGGTCCGCAAAGCAGGCGCTTGCGCGACTGTCGGGCCGAGAAAACCGCTTCGTCTTGGACCGCCTGCACACTATCTCTCGGCGACTCGTTGAAGAGGCTCGAACCCACGACTGTTCGTACATCGCCGTCGAGCGGCTAACCCACATCCGTGAGAACATGGATAACGGGAACGACCGCACCAAGCGTCAGATACACGATTGGGCGTTCCGCGAGCTACAAGAAATGCTCGAATGGAAGGGCGCCGAGTTCGGTATCTCGGTCGAACCCATTCCGCCCGCATTTACGTCTCAGACCTGCTCGCGGTGTGGCCACCAATCGAGCACGAACCGAGGCTCGGATGGATGGTTCGCGTGCAACGAGTGTGGTCAAGAGTACGACGGCGACTACAACGCGGCGAAGAACATCGGTCTGAAGTTGCTAACTGTACCCGAGGGCAAACGTCCCTCGGGGTTGAGCCACGGTCAACTGGCTCTGAAGTCCGGGACGGTGAACCTGAGCGACGATAGTTCGTCCGCCGAGTTTCGGCCAGAAGGGGAGTCCCACGGGCAAGCCCGGTCCTCAAACGCGAGCGTCAGCAAGCGTTAGAGACGGGTAGTTGACAGGTCCCGCCAGCTGTGCTGGGGCTCCCAGTCGAGCAGTTCGGCTGCCTTGGAAAGATCGACGAGCGTTTCGTGCTCGCCGAACTCCGTCTCGATCTCTGCGTTCGGGTAGTACTCCGCGGCGATGTCGGTCGTCCGCGCCGCGGCCGTCGTGTCACCGGCGACGGCCCAAAATACTTCGTGACCCTCGAAATCGGCCTCGACGGCCTTGCGGGCGATGGACGTCGCATCGTCGACGGCGAGGTATGAGAACAGCACGTCTCGGCCCGTCGCCGGGTGAACCTTCGCGAGTGCTTCCAGCGATCGGTCCGCTTCAACGAAGTGTTCGCGCATCTCCTCCTCGGTCGTCACCCACGGGTACCGCAACGAAGCGATGGTGAGATCGGTGGACGGGCGTCGGCCGACCCCGTCTGCCGTCACCTCCATCGCGTGCTTGGCGATCCCGTAGGGATCGTCCGGCGTGCGTGGGTGGGCTTCATCGACCGGGAGATAGCGTATGTCGGCGTTCCGCTCCTGGTGTTCGCTCCCGATCGCGTTGATGCTGGAGGGGAGACAGACGGTCTCGAGACCCAGCGAGTCGGCCGCCTCGAGAACGTGTTTTGCGGACATCACGTTGCTCTCGTAAACGCGGTAGTCTGGGTCACTGTACGGATCGGGGATCGTTCCCATGTGGATCACAGCGTCGGTACCTGTCTTTGCGATGGCGCCGTACGTCTCGCCCGCATCGAGAAGGTTAGCCGTAATATACGTATCGGAGACCCCTTCGCAGCGCTTGCCACGAGAGATGTTGACCGTTTCGTAACCGTGGTCGGCGAGGTGCTCGAGGATTGCCGATCCGATTTTGCCGTTGCCGCCTGTCACTGCGATGGTGGAGATTGTCATTGTTGTACTGTCGAGTTAGATCGTGTTATTCGAGTAGCCCCTTAATATAACCGATGGCGAACAGACGGCCCATGTCGGTATAGCCGGCCATCGCGTCCTCACGGTCTTCCTCGCCGACCATTCGCGGCACGTGGTCAGGACGAATCGGGCCGTCGAAGCCGGCCTCTCGGTAGGCCTCGATGGTAGCTTTCATATCAGTCGGCCCCTCGTCGTGCCACGTCTCGACGAAGTTCCGGCTGTCGCCCTCGACGTCACGAAAGTGGACGAAGTGAAGACGATCGCCGAACTCGCGGATCGTCTCCTGAAGATCTGCTCCCATTGCAGCGAAGTTACCTTGACAGAACGTCACGCCGTGGCGCGGGCTATCGTACATGTCGAGGATCCGTCGATAGTCGTCGACGGACGTAACGATGCGAGGGACGCCTCGAACGGGTGAAGTGGGCGGGTCGTCGGGGTGAAGCGCAAGATTTACACCCGCCTCCTCTGCAACGGGGACGATCTCGTCGAGAAAGTACTGCAGGTTCTCCCACAGCTCGTCCTCGGTGATATCCGCTGCCTCGTGGCGGGGTGCGTGCTCCATCCACTCGTGGTCGTAGCCGATGCGACGGGAGTTACCACGTCCGGGGAGCGAGTCGGAGGTTCGGATGACACCCAGCGGGTTCTCGGTCCACACCCAGCAGTAGGTATCGATACCGAGTCGTCCCATGTTCTCGAGTAGTTCTTTGACTACTGCGATCTCTTCGTCGCGACCTTCCTTTCCGAGGACGGTTTTTTCCATCGGCGGGCGATCTTCGACGACGTCCAGCGAAAAGCCGTGATCGTCAAACCGGGCTGTCGTACGCATCAGTGTCTCATACTCCCACCACTCGTCGACGCCCCAGAACCGGACGACGGCCGTGTCGAGTCCGAGTTGCTTCGCGATCGTCCAGCGGCGGTCCGGCCGCGGGGGGAGCATGACGGTTGGATTCATTCGATTGTCTCCATGGTTCTCATCTTCATTAGTATTTCTGAATTCCTATCGCTTGTTCAAGACTGGGATGCAGTAATCGTTTCGTACAGCGCCTGACAGGCCGCTCCTCGAGTGAGCGTTTGCGTCCCTTCGAAGGGGGTGTCCACCGTACGCGCTTCGGGGAGGATCTCTGCGGCTAGTCGATCGAATTCGGTTGCGGTTATCGTCTCTCCGCTTTCATCGAGTGACCGAGCGGCGTCAGTACAGTCGTACGACCCGCCCGTCAGAATCGTCCTCGTTACTTCGAGCCATCTCCGAGCGATTGTCGCGTCAAGACCTTCTTCGGGGCTTGCATCGTACGAATCGAAAAATCCATGTGCTCCGAGCCACTGAATCGCCTCGGTCCACGGCTCGTCCGTACTCATGTCGTATTCGTTAAAGAACGAGATCATGATCCCGTTC from Natronorubrum halophilum encodes:
- a CDS encoding Na+/H+ antiporter NhaC family protein, encoding MTGETVGAISLVPPLLAIVLAIVTRKPVLSLFLGIWSGGVIYTTSHGVAQTLDWLVSSIGESTFNAKIMLIVLFLGAGVALIWRLGGANAIANSVTAYLDTPRKVGGATWIFGMLWFFDDYSNTAIVGTTMREISDEVRVSREKLAYMIDSTAAPVATFGVSSWVAYQLSMIEEGYSAADVSVEAGEVPGAFALFLQSIPFNMYCLFAVAMVGIIVFTGRDFGEMLDAEHRSATEGKVLRDEAIPMQSAEDSLGAVLTDSPKLRYFAVPTLALMAVVVGGAAYTGLGASDPGAGPFEIAGNAAFVDALLWGTFTMVGVAFAMGVGSGLASLDEAMETVIDGFGMMLTALTILVMAWTIGTVTTALGTGVYVTNIAENFVTPTTLPVVVLIASAFIAFSTGTSWGTMAIVTPIAIPLAWSVGGATPELLPVAIGTVFSGAIFGDHCSPISDTTILSSTFTGADHIDHVRTQMYYATTVMIVAAVLLIVWGATRITPLVLLPIGVVTLVGLVYVLSEFDANRKGVEATRTVRVGSGSVSDDD
- a CDS encoding mannonate dehydratase; amino-acid sequence: MNPTVMLPPRPDRRWTIAKQLGLDTAVVRFWGVDEWWEYETLMRTTARFDDHGFSLDVVEDRPPMEKTVLGKEGRDEEIAVVKELLENMGRLGIDTYCWVWTENPLGVIRTSDSLPGRGNSRRIGYDHEWMEHAPRHEAADITEDELWENLQYFLDEIVPVAEEAGVNLALHPDDPPTSPVRGVPRIVTSVDDYRRILDMYDSPRHGVTFCQGNFAAMGADLQETIREFGDRLHFVHFRDVEGDSRNFVETWHDEGPTDMKATIEAYREAGFDGPIRPDHVPRMVGEEDREDAMAGYTDMGRLFAIGYIKGLLE
- a CDS encoding RNA-guided endonuclease InsQ/TnpB family protein, which codes for MEVKRTVPVKLDVPDDRRDDLHTTIDQFNDAANYTVENARKDDGYLILNKSKIHDRVYYDLRDRTDLPANLCVRAYSKAVEALKSTVAEWKKGNSRPLPHFSEPSTVYDKRTLTIKDRSATLSTVNGRVAVEYVIGDYQQSYLDDDDYEKRMGTLHYREDEGAFYLHIVLLKEVEQREGDRVMGVDVNLKNVAVTSTGAFSDGGELLWGQNHYFRVRRSLQAKGTRSAKQALARLSGRENRFVLDRLHTISRRLVEEARTHDCSYIAVERLTHIRENMDNGNDRTKRQIHDWAFRELQEMLEWKGAEFGISVEPIPPAFTSQTCSRCGHQSSTNRGSDGWFACNECGQEYDGDYNAAKNIGLKLLTVPEGKRPSGLSHGQLALKSGTVNLSDDSSSAEFRPEGESHGQARSSNASVSKR
- a CDS encoding NAD-dependent epimerase/dehydratase family protein; the encoded protein is MTISTIAVTGGNGKIGSAILEHLADHGYETVNISRGKRCEGVSDTYITANLLDAGETYGAIAKTGTDAVIHMGTIPDPYSDPDYRVYESNVMSAKHVLEAADSLGLETVCLPSSINAIGSEHQERNADIRYLPVDEAHPRTPDDPYGIAKHAMEVTADGVGRRPSTDLTIASLRYPWVTTEEEMREHFVEADRSLEALAKVHPATGRDVLFSYLAVDDATSIARKAVEADFEGHEVFWAVAGDTTAAARTTDIAAEYYPNAEIETEFGEHETLVDLSKAAELLDWEPQHSWRDLSTTRL
- a CDS encoding CopG family ribbon-helix-helix protein gives rise to the protein MTQDVERMSVTLPPSLLAEFDDVVEMGQYDSRSEATRDALRAFVTEFTQQTGLSGTLSGSIVVLYEHDHSGVSDEMTELQHDFTETIIAVHHVHLSDHLCLESIAIDGTGERIEQLLSRIRPLKGVHQVKLAVVDAEH
- the nikB gene encoding nickel ABC transporter permease, encoding MLITLLRRLGSTAFVVTSVSVITYGLIFLTPGDPAHTILHAQRGTPPSEAEAAAFRAEHGLDEPFLVQYIAWITDVLQGNLGTSYAHSENVSALLVAQFPHTVELAIAAIFVSLVLAVPIGVTSAVHRNTWIDRTSQIGALVGVSMPNFWLGYLLILAVSLHLGLTPTSGSGTISHLVLPAITLGTGLAAIVTRLVRTAMLEVLNENYVDTARSKGVRERLVVYKHALRNALIPVVTIVGLQFGFVLNGAVVVEAVFQRPGLGTLLVDAIFARDYPVVQGVVLLTAVAFVVTNQLVDLAYVALDPRIERGDRR